Genomic window (Streptomyces sp. NBC_01431):
ACGGCGAGTTCGACCTCACCTAGGAGGCCGCCCAAGCGGTCCGCGCCCGGCCGTCGTCCACGGACGAGGGCCGGGCGCCCATCGCGCTCCGGCATGGCCGACGCTGCCTCAAATTCCTGGCAGCGCAGGCCAGTTGACGAGAATCACACTCACCCTTCGGCCGCCTGGTCGGGGAAGAGCCGGGCCCAGGGGCGCTGGCGGCCCTCGCTGACCGCCGCGATGCCCGCCTCGCCGTACCGGGCCGTCTCCAGGGACCACGCCAGATTGCCGCTCATCAGCGCGCGCATGCCCTCCACGTAGTCGTCCACCTGGGAGCGGACCTGCGCGGGCAGAGCGGTCTCGGCCAGCCGGCCGTCGAGCTCGGCCGCGAGTTCCTGGAAGCGGTCCAGCCTCGCGTTGGCCAGGCGCGCCACCCGCCGGACGGCCTGGTCGACGGTGCACATCTCCTGGCGCAGCAGAATGATGACGCTGTTGTTGACGTCCCCCGCCGCCAGCTCCTTGTCCACGGACACCATGTCGTTGACGAAGATCACCACATCGGCCGTGATCTCCCGCATCTCGGCCAGTGGCTCCCCCTCGTGCAGCTCCCTGGGCAGCGTGTAGCCACCGCAGCGCTCCACCAGGTCCAGACAGGGCTGCACGCCTATGGAGTCCCGGCGGCCGCGCAGGAATCCCGGCAGCGACAGCGTGCCATTGCGCGTCCGGTTGAGGGCTTCCCAGTGATAGGCCGTCAGATACTCCCGCCAGTGGGTGCGGAACCGGTCCTGCCACAGCATCGGGGTGTCCGCCGTCAGCCGCTGCCACAGGTCGCGGAAGCTCTCGGCCAGGCGGTTGGTCGCCTCGCCCGGCACCGGCGGCGCGTCGCTCATCGTGCGCAGCACCGTGTCGACCTGCCGCAGCACGAACTCGGGGCGCTTGCCGAGCGGCCCGTCGAACTGGTCGTCGAACACGAAGAACCAGGCGTTGAGATCGGTGGCAAGAGCGAGATGCCGGTCCGAGGCATCAGGATAGAAATACGCCATAAGCCGCTCCAGGCCCATCGCGTCGTACTCGGCGGTCGCCTGCTCGCCCGCCAGCATGCCGAAGCGGTGCAGCCAGTCCAGCGTGTGCCGGCGCGCCAGAGCGTGCCGCGGATGACGCCTGGCCGGAAAGGGAATGTTCACGAGCCCGGTCCGCGTTCGGGCCGACCGAACCCCGCCACTGCTGCCCATGCGGCACCGCCTCCTTGGTCCTGTGGTCCGTACGCCATTCAATCGTCCAATCTTCGACCGATTCCTGGCCGGGGAGAAGTCGCATTACGCCGGAGTCCGTCAGCGCGCCAGGGGCGTACGACGCAGCGCTTCACGCCCCCGATGGACAGAACGGCCTCAGCAGTACAGGTGATCCAGCCACACAAAACCCCAACGAGCTGACGGAAGTTGGATATTCATGTCACGGTACGTGTCCGTGGGCGTAGGCTCGCTGCTACTGCCAGAAGGGGACCGCTGTGGCGGAGACGAGGGGCCGGGGCGGCTATTCGCGCCGGACGCTCTTTGAGCGCGACGATGAACTGCTGCTGTTCGACAGCATGTTGAACGACCTGTGCGGCCGCGCGGGCGAGGGGAGCGCGCCCAACGGCGGACTGCTCACCATCGCCGGATCGGCCGGCCTGGGCAAGACCACCCTGGTCGCGGAGGTGCGCCGAAAAGCCGCGGCCCGCGGCTGCACCCTGCTGGCCGCCCGCGGCAACGAGCAGGAGGAAGGCGTCGCGTTCCACGTCGTACGCCAGCTCGTGCAGCCGGTGCTCGCCGCGGTGAGCGAGGAGGAACGCCGCAAAATACTGGGGAGTTGGTACGACATCGTCGCACCCGCGGTCGGGCTGATCGCCGGGGGCAGCGGCGTCGCACCCGACCCGCAGGGTGTCCGCGACGGACTCGACTGGCTCGTCACCCGGTTCGCCGTCCAGAACGCCCCCGTGGTGCTGGTGGTCGACGACGCGCACTGGGCGGACGAGGAGACCCTGGCCTGGCTCAGCTCGTTCGCGCTGCGCGCCTCCGACCTTCCTCTGCTGATCGTCGTCGCCTACCGGCCCGAGGAACTACCGCGCCACGCCGCCGAGTTCCGCCGCCTCGCCACCCGGCACGGCTCGCGCCCGCTGGACCTGACGCCGTTCACCCCGGCCGCCGTCGCCGGCCTCGTGCGCAACATGCTCGGCGAGGGCGCCGACGAACTGTTCTCGCGCGAATGCTGGGCCCTCACCGCGGGCAACCCGTACGAAGCCGTCGAACTCGTCGCCAGGATCCGCGACCGCGGCCTCAAACCGCAGTACGTCAACGCCGGTGAGCTGCGCGAGCTGGCCTCCGCCGTCCGCGGCAGCGGCCTGATCGAACGACTGGAGCGGCTCGGCCCCTCCGCGGTGCGCCTCACCTGGGCCGTCGCCGTGCTCGGCACCGACGCCGACCGGGACATGTCGGCCGGCGTCGCCGGACTCGGCGCCGAGGAGATGGCCGACGCCGTCGAGCGGCTGCGCGAGGCGCGGATCCTGGCCGCACCGCAGGACATCCCCGGCCGTCTGGACTTCTTCCACCCGCTCGTCGGCACCGCCGTCTACCGGTCCATTCCGGCCGCGATGCGGGTCGCCATGCACGGCCAGGCCGCCTTCTCCGTCAGCGAGGCCGGTCTCGGCGCGACGGCCGCGGCCCGCCACATCCTGGAGATGCACCCCGAGAACGACCGATGGGCGGTGCAGCAGCTCAGGGCGGCCGCCCGCGACTACCTGCGCGCCGGCGCTCCCGACGCGGCCCGGCGCTGTCTGGCCCGCGCCCTGCGCGAACCGCCCGCTCTGGAAGAGCGCGCCGAGGTTCTCTTCGAGCTCGGCTGCTCCGCCCTGCTCAACGAACCGGCCACCACCGTCAACCACCTCAAGGCGGCCCTGGAAGAGACCGAACTCGCCCCGGAACTGCGCGAGGCCATCACCTATCGGCTCGCCCAGGCACTCGCCCACACCGACCGCATGGCGGAGGCCGCGGACATCGTCGCCGCCGAGGCCAAGCGGTCCACCAGCGCCAGCACCCGGCTGCGCATGCAGGCCGAGACGTTCCAGTGGAACGCGTTCCGCGCCGACGAGGAGGACTCCCCGGCCCGCTCGCGCCGCCTGGCCAAGCTCGCCGATCACCTCACCACCCGCGGCAAGGCCGAGCGCTACATCCTCGGCCTGCGGGCCTGGGACGCCATGGTCCGCGGCGAGCCCGCCGAAACCGCGCTGCGCTACGCCGAGGAGGCACTGGAGGGCGGACTGCCCTGGACCGATGAGAACTGGGGTTTCGAGGTCCCCGTCCTGGTCGCGCTCACCTTCATGTACTGCGACCAGCCCGGCCGCGCCGACGACCTGTTCACCCAGGGCATCGCCGAATGCGAGCGCAAGGGCTGGCGCGGCGCCCACCTGTCCTTCGGGCTCACCCTGCTCGGCTACATCAAGTTCCACCGCGGCCGGCTCGCCGAGGGCGAGGACCTGGTGCACAGCGGACTGCGGATCGCCGACCGGGTCGGCCAGCAGATCCCCGCCCAGTGGTTCGCGCTCGGCATCCTCATCAACATCCTGCTCGCCCGCGGCCGCGTCCAGGAGGCCCAGGAACTCTCCGACCGCTACAACTACGGGCAGGTCGTGCCCAACGCCGTCGTCTATCCCGACTCCGAGACCGTCTACAGCGAACTGCTGATCGCCCGGGGCCTGCGCACGGACGCCGAGGAACGGCTGCGGGCGGTGGGCCGCAGGCTCGAACCCCGCGGCATGCGCAATCCCATGTGGTGCCCGTGGCGCCCCCTGCTCGCCCAGACGATCGCCCACACCGATCCCGCCGAGGCCGCCGCGATCGCGCAGGAGGCCCTCGACATCGCCCGGCGCTTCGGCACCCCCGGCGCCATCGGCCGAGCCCTGCACGCCGCCGCCAAGGTGGCCTCGGGCGCCGACAGCCTGGCCATGATGGCGGAGGCCGTGCGCCAGCTCGAACGGTCCCCGGCCGCGTTCGAGCTGGCCCAGGCGCTGGTCGACCACGGGGCGATGCTCAGTCGCGCGGGGCTGCCCCAGGACGCCGCCGACCTCCTGATGCGCGGTCTGGAGAGCGCCGCGCTGTGCGGGGCCGACGCGCTGGCAGCTCGGGCCCGCGAGGAGCTCGCCGCCTCCGGTCTGCGCCCGCTCCAGCTGAGGACCATCGACTCCGACTCGCTGACCTCGCAGGAGAAGGCGGTGGCCCACCGGGCCGCTCAGGGCTGGGACAACCGGCGGATCGCCGAAGAGCTGGGCACCAAGGAACGCACGGTGGAGCTCCTGCTGTCCGGCGCGTTCCGCAAGCTCGGCACCAACCGCGACGGTCTGGCGGGACTGCTGCCCCAGCAGACCCGCGGAACCGGTCTCAAGGGAGTGCGCGGCCACTGATCGACCCGGCACGGCCCCGGCCCCCGAGCCATCCGAGGCAGGGGAGCCGGGGCCGTGCCGTACCGCCGCCACCCCGAGCGGCCGGTGTGGCCGAGGGCGGGACCGACCCGCCGTGGGTCCCGGCCCCGGCTCCGCCGGACCGGTCCGGCCACGTACCATTGACGGCATGTCCTTCCTCCGCCGCCGCAGCGCCGCCACTCCCGCGGGCCCGGACTTCGATGTCCTGGCCATGGACCCGGGTGACTGGCCCGGCAACCTCGGCGCCGGTCTGCTGCCCGCCCCCGACGGCAGCTGCCAGGGTGTCTTCCTGCGCTACGACCTGTTCGGCGGGCGCGGCCCCGCGATGATCATCGGCAATCTGCCGGAGGGCTCCCCGGCCCGCGAGACGGTCGAGGGCCAGGTCCCCTTCGAGGTCGCCCAGCTGCTCGTGGCGCTGGAGAACGACGAGCCCGTCGAGGTCGTGGACACCGAGGACATGCCGGTGATGCAGGGCGACAACCTGCTCATCGTGCGAC
Coding sequences:
- a CDS encoding ATP-binding protein, with the translated sequence MAETRGRGGYSRRTLFERDDELLLFDSMLNDLCGRAGEGSAPNGGLLTIAGSAGLGKTTLVAEVRRKAAARGCTLLAARGNEQEEGVAFHVVRQLVQPVLAAVSEEERRKILGSWYDIVAPAVGLIAGGSGVAPDPQGVRDGLDWLVTRFAVQNAPVVLVVDDAHWADEETLAWLSSFALRASDLPLLIVVAYRPEELPRHAAEFRRLATRHGSRPLDLTPFTPAAVAGLVRNMLGEGADELFSRECWALTAGNPYEAVELVARIRDRGLKPQYVNAGELRELASAVRGSGLIERLERLGPSAVRLTWAVAVLGTDADRDMSAGVAGLGAEEMADAVERLREARILAAPQDIPGRLDFFHPLVGTAVYRSIPAAMRVAMHGQAAFSVSEAGLGATAAARHILEMHPENDRWAVQQLRAAARDYLRAGAPDAARRCLARALREPPALEERAEVLFELGCSALLNEPATTVNHLKAALEETELAPELREAITYRLAQALAHTDRMAEAADIVAAEAKRSTSASTRLRMQAETFQWNAFRADEEDSPARSRRLAKLADHLTTRGKAERYILGLRAWDAMVRGEPAETALRYAEEALEGGLPWTDENWGFEVPVLVALTFMYCDQPGRADDLFTQGIAECERKGWRGAHLSFGLTLLGYIKFHRGRLAEGEDLVHSGLRIADRVGQQIPAQWFALGILINILLARGRVQEAQELSDRYNYGQVVPNAVVYPDSETVYSELLIARGLRTDAEERLRAVGRRLEPRGMRNPMWCPWRPLLAQTIAHTDPAEAAAIAQEALDIARRFGTPGAIGRALHAAAKVASGADSLAMMAEAVRQLERSPAAFELAQALVDHGAMLSRAGLPQDAADLLMRGLESAALCGADALAARAREELAASGLRPLQLRTIDSDSLTSQEKAVAHRAAQGWDNRRIAEELGTKERTVELLLSGAFRKLGTNRDGLAGLLPQQTRGTGLKGVRGH
- a CDS encoding isoafricanol synthase — encoded protein: MGSSGGVRSARTRTGLVNIPFPARRHPRHALARRHTLDWLHRFGMLAGEQATAEYDAMGLERLMAYFYPDASDRHLALATDLNAWFFVFDDQFDGPLGKRPEFVLRQVDTVLRTMSDAPPVPGEATNRLAESFRDLWQRLTADTPMLWQDRFRTHWREYLTAYHWEALNRTRNGTLSLPGFLRGRRDSIGVQPCLDLVERCGGYTLPRELHEGEPLAEMREITADVVIFVNDMVSVDKELAAGDVNNSVIILLRQEMCTVDQAVRRVARLANARLDRFQELAAELDGRLAETALPAQVRSQVDDYVEGMRALMSGNLAWSLETARYGEAGIAAVSEGRQRPWARLFPDQAAEG